One genomic window of Micromonospora sp. WMMD1128 includes the following:
- a CDS encoding CDP-glycerol glycerophosphotransferase family protein, with translation MPLFSRLRSQQGLAAVGATLLGYGVMILAGVLGLVFPYAVAAAVALGGELALATRYGGTAQLLAKAGVGWTFRRLVRDLSVALLVIAAVRPGVAGTIAVLLLPAALWTLAVGTTAVTKSVEGRVDPPAFTRNIDLGALRRVPVPPAWARHLAGLRLPLLNVLLVPAAVVAAAADRVTPVVVTGLVTLAAGLVTAAVLALTVLRGRGTSPGVLPAVHDWLAREKPEVALYFAGPAKDVYQANMWLAPLAATGRRAVVLLRAAEAFPQLADTRLPVICVPAGVDFMNLDLGSLRVALYAANVGANIHLLREPGVKHVFVGHGDSDKAASVNPYSKVYDEVWVAGPAGRERYARAGVGVLDRDIVEVGRPQLAGVHTFGSGAADHLFTVLYAPTWEGWLDDDPFHTSLVLMGERIVSGLLSAGNLRVVYKPHPLTGTRSPKAKAAHERIVARIRAAGGETDPDSLDGAAHLVVTGRTPSLFDCFNVTDLLVSDVSSVVSDFVQSERPYVVANPAGLPEDDFRRQFPTARAAYLLSADGGELAKILDVTRGGDDPMAEARRELKEYLLGPAGSNPMDRFRDEIGRLCG, from the coding sequence ATGCCGTTGTTCAGCAGATTACGCAGCCAGCAGGGTTTGGCCGCGGTGGGCGCGACGCTTCTCGGGTACGGCGTCATGATCCTCGCCGGCGTCCTCGGCCTGGTGTTCCCGTACGCGGTGGCCGCGGCGGTCGCCCTCGGCGGTGAGCTGGCGCTCGCCACCCGGTACGGCGGGACCGCCCAGCTGCTCGCCAAGGCCGGCGTCGGGTGGACGTTCCGGCGGCTGGTGCGGGACCTGTCGGTGGCCCTGCTGGTGATCGCCGCGGTCCGTCCCGGGGTGGCCGGCACGATCGCGGTGCTGCTGCTGCCCGCCGCGCTCTGGACCCTGGCGGTGGGCACCACCGCGGTCACCAAGTCGGTCGAGGGGCGGGTCGACCCGCCGGCGTTCACCCGCAACATCGACCTCGGCGCGCTGCGTCGCGTCCCGGTCCCGCCGGCCTGGGCGCGGCACCTCGCCGGGCTGCGGCTGCCACTGCTCAACGTGTTGCTGGTGCCGGCGGCCGTGGTGGCCGCCGCGGCGGACCGGGTCACCCCGGTGGTGGTCACCGGCCTGGTCACCCTGGCCGCGGGTCTGGTCACCGCCGCGGTGCTGGCGCTGACCGTGCTGCGGGGCCGGGGCACGAGCCCGGGGGTGCTGCCCGCCGTGCACGACTGGCTGGCCCGGGAGAAGCCCGAGGTGGCGCTCTACTTCGCCGGCCCGGCCAAGGACGTCTACCAGGCCAACATGTGGCTCGCGCCGCTGGCGGCGACCGGTCGGCGCGCCGTGGTGCTGCTGCGGGCCGCGGAAGCGTTCCCCCAGTTGGCGGACACCCGGCTGCCGGTGATCTGCGTGCCGGCCGGGGTCGACTTCATGAACCTCGACCTGGGCTCGCTGCGGGTCGCGCTGTACGCGGCGAACGTCGGCGCGAACATCCACCTGCTGCGTGAGCCGGGCGTGAAGCACGTCTTCGTCGGCCACGGCGACAGCGACAAGGCGGCGAGCGTCAACCCCTACAGCAAGGTGTACGACGAGGTGTGGGTGGCCGGTCCGGCGGGCCGGGAGCGGTACGCCCGGGCCGGCGTCGGCGTGCTGGACCGCGACATCGTGGAGGTCGGCCGCCCGCAGCTCGCCGGCGTGCACACGTTCGGCTCCGGCGCCGCCGACCACCTGTTCACCGTGCTCTACGCCCCCACCTGGGAGGGCTGGCTGGACGACGACCCGTTCCACACGTCGCTGGTGCTGATGGGGGAGCGGATCGTGTCCGGGCTGCTGTCCGCCGGGAACCTTCGGGTGGTCTACAAGCCGCACCCGTTGACCGGCACCCGCTCGCCGAAGGCGAAGGCGGCGCACGAGCGGATCGTCGCCCGGATCCGCGCGGCCGGGGGCGAGACCGATCCCGATTCGCTCGACGGCGCCGCGCACCTGGTGGTGACCGGCCGCACGCCGTCGCTGTTCGACTGCTTCAACGTCACCGACCTGCTGGTCAGCGACGTGTCGAGTGTGGTCTCCGACTTCGTGCAGAGCGAGCGGCCGTACGTGGTGGCCAACCCGGCGGGTCTGCCCGAGGACGACTTCCGGCGGCAGTTCCCGACGGCGCGGGCGGCGTACCTGCTCTCCGCGGACGGCGGCGAGCTGGCCAAGATCCTCGACGTGACCCGGGGTGGGGACGACCCGATGGCCGAGGCGCGGCGGGAGTTGAAGGAATACCTGCTCGGCCCGGCCGGGTCGAACCCGATGGACCGGTTCCGGGACGAGATCGGGCGGCTCTGCGGCTGA
- a CDS encoding nucleotide sugar dehydrogenase, producing MNICVVALGKIGLPLAVQFASKGHRVLGADVSERVVQLVNDGAVPFPGETDLDVKLKEAVAAGLLSATTDTAAAVAESEAVVVVVPLFVDAEGVPDFGWMDDATRAIARGLKPGTLVSYETTLPVGTTRNRWAPMLEEGSGLTAGTDFHLVFSPERVLTGRVFADLRRYPKLVGGIDESSAAHGVRFYEAVLDFDERADLKQPNGVWDLGSAEASELAKLAETTYRDVNIGLANQFARFADTVGVDVTKVIEACNTQPYSHIHSPGIAVGGHCIPIYPRMYLWNDPAATVVRSAREANAAMPDYAVDLLAAAYGDLTGVGVLVLGAAYRGGVKETAFSGVFPTVEALRRRGATPYVSDPMYSNEELAAHGLPGYDGEPVGAAVIQADHAEYRNLTPADLPGVTVLVDGRRVTDPARWTGVRRVVIGG from the coding sequence ATGAACATCTGCGTCGTCGCGCTCGGCAAGATCGGCCTGCCGCTCGCCGTGCAGTTCGCCTCGAAGGGGCACCGGGTGCTCGGGGCCGACGTCTCCGAGCGGGTCGTCCAGCTGGTGAATGACGGTGCCGTGCCCTTCCCGGGCGAGACCGACCTGGACGTCAAGCTGAAGGAGGCGGTGGCCGCCGGGCTGCTGTCGGCCACCACCGACACGGCCGCCGCGGTCGCCGAGTCGGAGGCGGTCGTGGTGGTGGTGCCGTTGTTCGTGGACGCCGAGGGCGTGCCGGACTTCGGCTGGATGGACGACGCCACCCGGGCGATCGCCCGTGGCCTCAAGCCGGGCACCCTGGTCAGTTACGAGACCACGCTGCCGGTCGGCACCACCCGTAACCGCTGGGCGCCGATGCTCGAAGAGGGCTCCGGTCTCACCGCGGGCACGGACTTCCACCTGGTGTTCAGCCCGGAGCGGGTGCTCACCGGTCGGGTCTTCGCCGACCTGCGCCGCTACCCGAAGCTGGTCGGCGGCATCGACGAGTCCTCCGCCGCGCACGGCGTCCGGTTCTACGAGGCGGTGCTCGACTTCGACGAGCGGGCCGACCTGAAGCAGCCCAACGGCGTGTGGGACCTGGGCTCGGCCGAGGCGTCCGAGCTGGCCAAGCTCGCCGAGACGACCTACCGGGATGTGAACATCGGCTTGGCGAACCAGTTCGCCCGCTTCGCCGACACGGTGGGCGTCGACGTCACGAAGGTCATCGAGGCGTGCAACACGCAGCCGTACAGCCACATCCACTCGCCGGGCATCGCGGTCGGCGGCCACTGCATCCCGATCTACCCGCGGATGTACCTGTGGAACGACCCGGCGGCCACCGTGGTCCGCTCGGCGCGGGAGGCGAACGCCGCGATGCCGGACTACGCGGTCGACCTGCTCGCCGCCGCGTACGGCGACCTGACCGGCGTGGGCGTGCTGGTGCTGGGCGCCGCCTACCGGGGCGGGGTGAAGGAGACCGCGTTCTCCGGTGTCTTCCCGACCGTGGAGGCGCTGCGCCGGCGGGGCGCGACGCCCTACGTCTCCGACCCGATGTACTCGAACGAGGAGTTGGCGGCGCACGGTCTGCCCGGCTACGACGGCGAGCCGGTCGGCGCCGCGGTGATCCAGGCCGACCACGCCGAATACCGCAACCTCACCCCGGCGGACCTGCCGGGCGTGACGGTGCTCGTGGACGGGCGGCGGGTCACCGACCCGGCCCGTTGGACCGGCGTCCGCCGGGTGGTCATCGGCGGCTGA
- a CDS encoding glycosyltransferase, translating to MTQPDVTVVTAVYNTMPDLTTCLTSLVEQTIGLDRLEVVAVDDGSTDGSAEELDRFAARYPGTVKVLHQPNSGGPAAPSNRGLEQATGRYVFFIGSDDHLGPEALERMVAAADRWGSDVLLGRLVGVNKRYVHQAIFATTQPDVDLFASALPFALSNTKLFRRELVEKYGLRFPEDMPVGSDQPFTLEACLRAGRISVLADYDYYYAVKRANSSNITYRSTHVARLGCAERIVAFVAAHIEPGERRDAVLLRHFTWEIAKLVQADFLKLDRTTQERVRTGVGRLVTEHLTERIRRALPVTTRVRLGVAAYGSLADLVAVIRQDVRHGLPQPVLRDDGWFARYPGFGDGRCGLSDDWYEITVSMSKWLARLETMAVRWTVDGAGERVVRITARGPHPDLAVLADGGVAVSAGRTAGTVESIEADPLGATVTMSFRARDLLAGVKPGGERRVVSVTVTRGGDAAATPVRGPYPSMVQRSVHREDGRLHVITSSTNRKGDLVLVVFPVTLRRMMTGLRRRLPIGGKKQS from the coding sequence GTGACCCAGCCCGACGTCACGGTGGTGACCGCCGTCTACAACACCATGCCGGACCTCACCACCTGCCTCACCTCGCTCGTCGAGCAGACCATCGGGCTGGACCGGCTGGAGGTCGTGGCGGTGGACGACGGCTCGACCGACGGCAGCGCCGAGGAGCTGGACCGCTTCGCCGCCCGCTACCCCGGCACGGTGAAGGTGCTGCACCAGCCCAACTCGGGCGGGCCGGCCGCGCCGAGCAACCGCGGGCTGGAGCAGGCCACCGGCCGGTACGTCTTCTTCATCGGCTCCGACGACCACCTGGGTCCGGAGGCGCTGGAACGGATGGTGGCCGCGGCCGACAGGTGGGGCTCCGACGTGCTGCTCGGGCGGCTCGTCGGGGTCAACAAGCGCTACGTGCACCAGGCGATCTTCGCCACCACCCAGCCGGACGTGGACCTGTTCGCCTCGGCCCTGCCGTTCGCGTTGTCCAACACCAAGCTGTTCCGCCGGGAGCTGGTGGAGAAGTACGGCCTGCGTTTCCCGGAGGACATGCCGGTCGGCAGCGACCAGCCGTTCACGCTGGAGGCGTGCCTGCGGGCCGGGCGGATCTCGGTGCTCGCCGACTACGACTACTACTACGCGGTGAAGCGCGCCAATTCGAGCAACATCACCTACCGCAGCACGCACGTGGCGCGGCTCGGCTGCGCGGAGCGGATCGTCGCGTTCGTCGCCGCGCACATCGAGCCGGGCGAACGGCGCGACGCGGTCCTGCTCCGCCACTTCACCTGGGAGATCGCCAAGCTGGTCCAGGCCGACTTTCTGAAACTGGACCGCACCACGCAGGAGCGGGTGCGCACGGGGGTCGGGCGGCTCGTCACCGAGCACCTCACCGAGCGGATCCGGCGCGCGCTGCCGGTGACCACCCGGGTCCGGCTCGGCGTGGCCGCGTACGGCAGCCTGGCCGACCTGGTGGCGGTGATCCGCCAGGACGTGCGGCACGGGTTGCCGCAGCCGGTGCTCCGCGACGACGGCTGGTTCGCCCGCTACCCTGGTTTCGGTGACGGCCGGTGCGGGCTCTCCGACGACTGGTACGAGATCACCGTGTCGATGTCGAAGTGGCTGGCCCGGCTGGAGACGATGGCCGTACGCTGGACCGTCGACGGTGCGGGGGAGCGGGTGGTCCGGATCACCGCGCGCGGCCCGCACCCGGATCTGGCCGTGCTGGCCGACGGCGGGGTCGCCGTCTCGGCCGGGCGGACGGCCGGCACGGTCGAGTCGATCGAGGCCGACCCGCTGGGCGCGACGGTGACCATGTCGTTCCGCGCCCGGGACCTGCTCGCCGGGGTGAAACCCGGCGGGGAACGCCGGGTCGTCAGCGTGACCGTCACCCGCGGCGGCGACGCCGCCGCGACCCCGGTGCGCGGCCCGTACCCGTCGATGGTGCAGCGGTCGGTGCACCGGGAGGACGGCCGGCTGCACGTGATCACCAGCAGCACGAACCGCAAGGGCGACCTGGTGCTTGTCGTCTTCCCGGTGACGCTGCGCCGCATGATGACCGGCCTGCGACGCAGGCTCCCCATTGGAGGAAAGAAGCAGTCATGA
- a CDS encoding glycosyltransferase family 4 protein yields MLVDNAVDGDSRVQKAARSAADAGWEVILLGRAPGGVPRTWKLGAAEVRLLKVPLPMARRPHEFRRSWLRAPLAYPPTGVAAHRAQEVRAWRADLRVRRAELTTAGRPALRWQLLRAQERLSGLTRRWVSLRQRQLGRAKTRKLDGPWDRAYTLFWQRVQGGGAWRRLEPGLWDYELGYGPAIDKLQPDLIHANDFRMLGVGARAKIRAAAVGRRVALVWDAHEYLPGVQPWRDNARWLPGNMAHEREFVPYADATMTVSGGLADLLQAEHGLAERPAVVLNAPAVDEVTGGRVEAPDIRLRCGGLGPDVPLLVYSGVAAPKRGLAVMIEALPELAGAHVALVVNKPGSDYVRGLVARAGELGVGDRVHVLPYVPHDQVVPFLSGAHVGVIPIQHWPNHEIALITKFFEYSHARLPLVVSDVRTMAETVRSTGQGEVFTAEDVTDYVRAVRAVLADRERYRAAYDQPGLLANWTWAAQAEVLDGVYSRLLPEHPPRAADGTSPAPVLAAGVGR; encoded by the coding sequence ATGCTGGTGGACAACGCAGTGGACGGGGACTCGCGGGTCCAGAAGGCCGCCCGCTCCGCCGCCGACGCCGGCTGGGAGGTCATCCTGCTCGGCCGGGCCCCCGGCGGCGTGCCCAGGACCTGGAAGCTGGGCGCGGCCGAGGTCCGCCTGCTCAAGGTGCCGCTGCCGATGGCCAGGCGGCCACACGAGTTCCGCCGGTCGTGGCTGCGGGCGCCGCTGGCGTACCCGCCCACCGGCGTCGCCGCCCACCGCGCGCAGGAGGTCCGCGCCTGGCGCGCCGACCTGCGGGTCCGCCGGGCCGAGCTGACCACGGCCGGTCGGCCGGCGCTGCGCTGGCAGTTGCTGCGCGCGCAGGAGCGCCTCTCCGGCCTGACCCGCCGGTGGGTGTCGCTGCGCCAGCGGCAGCTCGGCCGGGCCAAGACGCGCAAGCTCGACGGGCCGTGGGACCGCGCCTACACCCTGTTCTGGCAGCGGGTGCAGGGCGGCGGGGCGTGGCGGCGGCTGGAGCCGGGCCTGTGGGACTACGAGCTGGGTTACGGTCCGGCCATCGACAAGCTCCAGCCCGACCTCATCCACGCGAACGACTTCCGCATGCTCGGCGTCGGCGCCCGCGCCAAGATCCGCGCCGCGGCCGTGGGGCGGCGGGTCGCCCTGGTCTGGGACGCCCACGAATACCTGCCCGGCGTGCAGCCGTGGCGCGACAACGCCCGCTGGCTGCCCGGCAACATGGCCCACGAACGCGAGTTCGTGCCGTACGCGGACGCGACCATGACCGTCTCCGGCGGGCTGGCCGACCTGCTCCAGGCCGAACACGGCCTGGCCGAACGACCGGCGGTGGTGCTCAACGCCCCGGCGGTGGACGAGGTGACCGGCGGCCGGGTCGAGGCGCCGGACATCCGTCTCCGGTGCGGTGGCCTCGGGCCGGACGTGCCGCTGCTGGTCTACAGCGGGGTCGCCGCACCCAAGCGCGGCCTGGCGGTGATGATCGAGGCCCTGCCGGAGCTGGCCGGGGCGCACGTCGCCCTGGTGGTCAACAAGCCCGGCTCCGACTACGTGCGCGGGCTTGTCGCCCGGGCCGGGGAGCTGGGCGTCGGCGACCGGGTGCACGTGCTGCCCTACGTGCCGCACGACCAGGTGGTGCCGTTCCTCTCCGGCGCCCACGTCGGCGTGATCCCGATCCAGCACTGGCCCAACCACGAGATCGCGCTGATCACCAAGTTCTTCGAGTACTCGCACGCCCGGCTGCCGCTCGTCGTCTCCGACGTCCGCACCATGGCGGAGACCGTCCGCTCGACCGGGCAGGGCGAGGTGTTCACCGCCGAGGACGTCACCGACTACGTGCGGGCGGTGCGGGCGGTGCTGGCCGACCGGGAGCGTTACCGGGCCGCGTACGACCAGCCGGGGCTGCTGGCCAACTGGACCTGGGCGGCGCAGGCGGAGGTCCTCGACGGCGTCTACTCCCGGCTGCTGCCGGAGCATCCGCCGCGTGCCGCCGACGGGACCAGCCCGGCGCCGGTGCTCGCCGCCGGGGTCGGAAGGTGA
- a CDS encoding nucleotide sugar dehydrogenase, producing MTDVVILGLGYVGLPLAREAVRAGASVLGFDVKGSVVDALNAGRSHVDDLADADIAEMLAAGFRATADEAEIATADTAVICVPTPLSEDGGPDLAAVESATRAVARNLRAGMLVVLESTTYPGTTDEIVRPILEESGLRAGTDFHLAFSPERIDPGNERFGPRNTPKVVGGHTPACGDRAAAFYGRFVDTVVRTKGTREAETAKLLENTYRHVNIALVNEMARFCHQLGIDLWDVINAASSKPFGFQAFYPGPGVGGHCIPIDPNYLSHNVRARLGYPFRFVELAQEINATMPSYVVRRAQDILNDAGLAANGSSVLLLGVTYKPDIADQRESPAVPLARLLHGLGAKLSYHDPHVEHWQALGGSVPRAEDLEAAVAAADLVILVQNHRSYDVDALVGRAKRFFDTRGVTTGDAAHRL from the coding sequence ATGACAGATGTGGTGATTCTCGGCCTGGGCTACGTCGGGCTCCCGCTGGCCCGGGAGGCCGTCCGCGCCGGCGCCTCGGTGCTCGGGTTCGACGTCAAGGGCAGCGTGGTCGACGCTTTGAACGCCGGCCGGTCCCACGTCGACGACCTCGCCGACGCCGACATCGCCGAGATGCTGGCCGCCGGCTTCCGGGCGACGGCCGACGAGGCCGAGATCGCCACCGCGGACACGGCGGTGATCTGCGTGCCGACGCCGCTGTCCGAGGACGGCGGGCCGGACCTCGCCGCCGTCGAGTCGGCCACCCGGGCGGTGGCCCGCAACCTGCGCGCCGGCATGCTCGTGGTGCTGGAGTCGACCACCTACCCGGGGACGACCGACGAGATCGTCCGGCCCATCCTGGAGGAGTCCGGCCTGCGTGCCGGGACCGACTTCCACCTGGCCTTCTCCCCGGAGCGGATCGACCCGGGCAACGAGCGCTTCGGCCCGCGCAACACCCCCAAGGTGGTCGGCGGCCACACCCCGGCCTGCGGCGACCGGGCGGCGGCGTTCTACGGGCGTTTCGTCGACACGGTGGTGCGCACCAAGGGCACCCGCGAGGCGGAGACGGCCAAGCTGCTGGAGAACACCTACCGGCACGTCAACATCGCGCTCGTCAACGAGATGGCGCGGTTCTGCCACCAACTCGGCATCGACCTGTGGGACGTGATCAACGCGGCGAGCAGCAAGCCGTTCGGGTTCCAGGCGTTCTATCCGGGGCCGGGCGTCGGCGGGCACTGCATCCCGATCGACCCCAACTACCTCAGCCACAACGTGCGGGCCCGGTTGGGCTACCCGTTCCGGTTCGTGGAACTGGCCCAGGAGATCAACGCGACCATGCCGTCGTACGTGGTCCGCCGCGCGCAGGACATCCTCAACGACGCCGGCCTGGCCGCGAACGGCTCCTCGGTGCTGCTGCTCGGCGTGACCTACAAGCCGGACATCGCCGACCAGCGCGAGTCGCCGGCCGTGCCGCTGGCCCGCCTGCTGCACGGCCTCGGCGCGAAGCTCAGCTATCACGACCCGCACGTGGAGCACTGGCAGGCCCTCGGTGGCAGCGTGCCCCGCGCCGAGGACCTGGAGGCCGCCGTCGCCGCGGCGGACCTGGTCATTCTGGTGCAGAACCATCGCTCGTACGACGTCGACGCGCTCGTCGGGCGGGCCAAGCGGTTCTTCGACACCCGGGGCGTGACGACGGGCGACGCCGCGCACCGGCTCTGA
- a CDS encoding glycosyltransferase family 4 protein codes for MAATGEGAPSAPARIVILVDNGVNGDSRVQKTAMSAADAGWDVILLGRSPNGQPQSWQLGAAKVQLLRMASPLRQRRHEFRRRWLSGPLAYPPTGVAAYRQQEVRAWQTDLRVRRAALAGGGSALARQGLRAQELAAKVTRKWVSFRHWQLTRGQTSRKTLSTPSDRVYTWAQLRLRGDRAWRKLEPQLWDYELAFGRTVDELKPDIIYANDFRMIGVGARAKIRAAAKGRTIKLIWDVHEYLPGVKPRADNARWMVANRAHEHEYARHADAVITVSERLAEFLRRDHDLPELPSVVLNTPHAADALGAAGTGPDIRSACGLGPDVPLVVYSGAAAAHRGMGVMVEALPRLPGTHLAFVVNAPDGPYLTSLKKRAGELGVADRLHVLPYVSPAEVVGFLSTATVGVIPIHHWLNHEIQLITKFFEYSHARLPIVVSDVETMAETVRQTGQGEVFRVDDTDEYVRAIEAVVADPQRYRAAYASMDLAAWTWEEQAKVQNGLYHRLAPAGRRPALPASDGRPATDELTRV; via the coding sequence ATGGCCGCGACGGGGGAAGGTGCGCCGTCGGCGCCCGCCCGGATCGTGATACTCGTCGACAACGGCGTGAACGGCGACTCTCGGGTGCAGAAGACCGCGATGTCCGCCGCCGACGCCGGCTGGGACGTGATCCTGCTCGGCCGCTCCCCGAACGGGCAGCCGCAGAGCTGGCAGCTGGGGGCGGCGAAGGTGCAGCTCCTGCGGATGGCGAGCCCGTTGCGGCAGCGCCGGCACGAGTTCCGCCGGCGCTGGCTGAGCGGGCCGCTGGCGTACCCGCCGACGGGTGTCGCGGCGTACCGTCAGCAGGAGGTGCGGGCCTGGCAGACCGACCTGCGGGTGCGCCGGGCGGCGCTGGCCGGCGGTGGTTCGGCGCTGGCCCGGCAGGGCCTGCGCGCGCAGGAGCTGGCCGCCAAGGTGACCCGGAAGTGGGTCTCGTTCCGGCACTGGCAGCTCACCCGGGGGCAGACGAGCCGTAAGACGTTGAGCACCCCGTCGGACCGCGTCTACACCTGGGCGCAGCTCCGGCTGCGTGGCGACCGGGCGTGGCGCAAGCTGGAGCCGCAGCTCTGGGACTACGAGCTGGCGTTCGGCCGGACGGTCGACGAGCTCAAGCCGGACATCATCTACGCCAACGACTTCCGGATGATCGGGGTCGGCGCCCGCGCCAAGATCCGCGCGGCGGCCAAGGGCCGCACGATCAAGCTGATCTGGGACGTCCACGAGTATCTGCCCGGGGTGAAGCCGCGCGCGGACAACGCCCGGTGGATGGTGGCCAACCGCGCCCACGAGCACGAGTACGCCCGGCACGCCGACGCCGTCATCACGGTGTCCGAGCGGCTCGCCGAGTTCCTCCGGCGGGATCACGACCTGCCCGAGTTGCCCTCGGTCGTGCTGAACACCCCGCATGCGGCCGACGCGCTCGGCGCCGCCGGCACCGGCCCGGACATCCGCAGCGCCTGCGGGCTCGGCCCGGACGTGCCGCTCGTGGTCTACAGCGGCGCGGCGGCGGCGCACCGCGGCATGGGCGTGATGGTGGAGGCCCTGCCCCGGCTGCCCGGGACGCATCTGGCGTTCGTGGTGAACGCGCCGGACGGCCCCTACCTGACCAGCCTGAAGAAGCGGGCCGGCGAGCTGGGGGTGGCCGACCGGTTGCACGTGTTGCCGTACGTGTCGCCGGCCGAGGTGGTCGGGTTCCTCTCCACCGCCACGGTCGGGGTCATCCCGATCCACCACTGGCTCAACCACGAGATCCAGTTGATCACCAAGTTCTTCGAGTACTCGCACGCGCGGCTGCCGATCGTGGTCAGCGACGTCGAGACGATGGCCGAGACGGTGCGGCAGACCGGGCAGGGCGAGGTCTTCCGGGTCGACGACACCGACGAGTACGTCCGGGCGATCGAGGCGGTGGTGGCCGATCCGCAGCGTTACCGCGCGGCGTACGCGTCGATGGATCTCGCGGCGTGGACGTGGGAGGAGCAGGCCAAGGTGCAGAACGGCCTCTACCACCGGCTGGCTCCGGCGGGCCGGCGCCCGGCGCTGCCGGCGTCGGACGGGCGGCCCGCCACGGACGAGCTGACCCGGGTGTGA
- a CDS encoding glycosyltransferase: MSLPRAAKRSARRAASAAVRATTSPAAMRSRAVAGLWGAAVTAPGLSDRSRGRLADLLHTRLLAAGQPERAARVSAAALRRVASPKLRAEILARQAVAELDAGTPPSLPAAVAAQLALADARLGRGDVAGAVGFVEAAQRQLFDRRLHFDRLTSPLADDARGFLAPWHASAAVRALSAPRGRRGEPAPPPTDRPLRLLMVTYGNHGFLDLIRRHFDERPDVELRFLDPGEDGTHVPLLNNRRAMAQQILAGDTTYGDKVTEWLAPQVEWADVVFVDWCAALAVLFSLLDPGSTRVIVRLHSFEAFAVWPHLVDFSRVDDLIFVSDHLRDLTVAAVPAVTAAGTRLHVISNAMDLRAFGRPKDDEARFTLGLVGIKAVAKDPRWAVEVLRHLRAHDERYRLLLFGRDLDADASPDSRRYWDGFLADIAELEPAGAVVRVGQVDDVPAALSRVGVILSSSVRESFHCGLVEGAASGAVPVVRDWPFFAGRPASARSLFPADWVVDGPAEAAERILAVTATEDSWRKAGESAAEHAVATWDWPPVERQFDQLVTDRTVRTSGGN; encoded by the coding sequence ATGAGTCTTCCTCGTGCCGCCAAGCGGTCGGCCCGCCGGGCGGCGAGCGCCGCGGTGCGGGCGACGACCTCGCCGGCCGCCATGCGCTCCCGTGCGGTCGCCGGCCTGTGGGGCGCGGCGGTCACCGCTCCCGGCCTGTCCGACCGGTCCCGTGGCCGGCTCGCCGACCTGCTGCACACCCGGCTGCTCGCGGCCGGGCAGCCGGAGCGGGCGGCCCGGGTGTCCGCCGCGGCGCTGCGCCGGGTCGCAAGTCCCAAGCTGCGGGCGGAGATCCTGGCCCGGCAGGCGGTCGCCGAGCTCGACGCCGGCACGCCACCAAGCCTTCCGGCCGCCGTCGCCGCCCAGTTGGCGCTCGCCGACGCCCGCCTCGGCCGGGGCGACGTCGCCGGCGCCGTCGGCTTCGTCGAGGCCGCCCAGCGGCAGTTGTTCGACCGGCGGCTGCACTTCGACCGCCTGACCTCACCGCTCGCCGATGATGCCCGGGGTTTCCTGGCGCCCTGGCACGCCAGCGCCGCGGTGCGGGCTCTCTCCGCGCCCCGGGGTCGACGGGGCGAGCCGGCCCCGCCGCCGACCGACCGACCGCTGCGCCTGCTGATGGTCACCTACGGCAACCACGGTTTCCTCGACCTCATCCGGCGGCACTTCGACGAGCGGCCGGACGTCGAGCTGCGGTTCCTGGACCCGGGCGAGGACGGCACCCACGTGCCGCTGCTGAACAACCGGCGCGCGATGGCGCAGCAGATCCTCGCCGGCGACACGACGTACGGCGACAAGGTCACCGAGTGGCTCGCCCCGCAGGTCGAGTGGGCGGACGTGGTCTTCGTCGACTGGTGCGCCGCGCTCGCCGTGTTGTTCTCGCTGCTCGACCCGGGGTCGACCCGGGTGATCGTCCGGCTGCACAGCTTCGAGGCGTTCGCCGTGTGGCCGCACCTGGTCGACTTCTCCCGGGTGGACGACCTGATCTTCGTCTCGGACCACCTGCGTGACCTCACCGTCGCGGCTGTGCCGGCGGTGACCGCGGCCGGCACCCGGCTGCACGTGATCAGCAACGCGATGGACCTGAGGGCCTTCGGCCGGCCCAAGGACGACGAGGCCCGCTTCACGCTCGGCCTGGTCGGCATCAAGGCGGTCGCCAAGGATCCCCGGTGGGCGGTGGAGGTGCTCCGTCACCTGCGGGCCCACGACGAGCGATACCGGCTGCTGCTGTTCGGGCGCGACCTGGACGCGGACGCCAGCCCGGACAGTCGACGCTACTGGGACGGCTTCCTGGCCGACATCGCCGAGCTCGAACCGGCCGGTGCGGTGGTCCGGGTCGGTCAGGTGGACGACGTGCCGGCGGCGCTGTCCCGGGTCGGCGTGATCCTGAGCAGCTCGGTGCGGGAGAGCTTCCACTGCGGCCTGGTGGAGGGTGCGGCGAGCGGGGCGGTTCCGGTGGTGCGGGACTGGCCGTTCTTCGCCGGCCGTCCGGCCTCGGCCCGCAGCCTGTTCCCGGCGGACTGGGTGGTCGACGGTCCGGCGGAGGCCGCCGAGCGGATCCTCGCCGTGACCGCGACCGAGGACTCCTGGCGCAAGGCGGGTGAGTCGGCCGCCGAGCACGCGGTCGCGACCTGGGACTGGCCACCGGTCGAGCGCCAGTTCGACCAGCTGGTGACGGATAGGACCGTTCGTACGTCGGGTGGTAACTGA